The Cloeon dipterum chromosome X, ieCloDipt1.1, whole genome shotgun sequence genome includes a window with the following:
- the LOC135946051 gene encoding brachyurin-like, with protein MYKTPAVKRTISKSVAASSTMRTSRWIVVLALLAQAFAAVTDRSDEDAEKLRNLHEASITTEYTLEELLTDSNYTEIEALLAMENEESTTNYEVDAATEKPSEEGEEDQFEFHNGTAQNGRILGGTPVTSETFPQYNYHVLIVSVTAADIERWFCGGALLSSTWALTAAHCVVLVSTITVYAGKFEDPSTVTSTPPTATAYIHPAFRLNLMINDIALLKLSTPLTLSGTIGTARLSLVKPTAALDNVALTTMGFGPKTDAQGIPVSGSSPVTLNVVEMTNVKKSTCNANTIDVYVTYPGNTGCLGTSSGTKGICFADEGAPVLYTSSSETTGKIIGVTSQRLACPSDYPGSFTWIYPYISWIRATTRKNFT; from the exons ATGTATAAAACCCCAGCCGTGAAGAGGACCATCTCAAAATCTGTTGCTGCCAGCTCGACTATGCGCACCTCCCGATGGATCGTGGTGCTGGCTCTTCTCGCCCAAGCTTTTGCCGCA GTCACCGACCGTTCAGACGAAGATGCAGAAAAACTACGAAACCTTCATGAAGCGAGCATCACAACAGAGTACACACTGGAAGAACTGCTGACAGACAGCAATT acaCAGAAATCGAGGCTCTTTTAGCGATGGAAAACGAAGAGAGCACCACGAATTACGAAGTTGATGCGGCAACAGAAAAGCCAAGTGAAGAGGGTGAAGAGGACCAGTTTGAATTTCACAATGGAACGGCTCAAAATGGCAGAATATTGGGAGGAACGCCAGTCACGTCGGAAACTTTTCCGCAGTACAATTACCACGTATTAATTGTGAGCGTAACTGCCGCTGACATCGAAAGGTGGTTTTGCGGTGGCGCATTATTGTCGTCCACTTGGGCGCTGACCGCCGCACACTGCGTCGTATT ggTTTCTACCATAACTGTTTATGCTGGAAAATTCGAGGATCCTTCAACAGTCACGAGCACCCCTCCGACAGCCACGGCCTATATTCATCCCGCTTTTAGACTTAATTTAATGATCAACGACATCGCACTGCTGAAGCTGAGCACACCATTGACACTTAGTG gtactatTGGAACCGCTAGACTTTCACTCGTCAAACCCACTGCTGCGTTAGATAATGTCGCGCTTACGACCATGGGATTCGGTCCTAAAACTGATg cacaAGGTATACCCGTGTCAGGCTCAAGTCCAGTAACACTGAATGTTGTCGAAATGACGAATGTGAAAAAGTCGACGTGCAATGCAAACACAATTGATGTTTACGTGACGTACCCAGGAAACACTGGATGTTTGGGAACCTCTTCTGGAACCAAAGGAATTTGCTTT gctGACGAAGGTGCACCTGTTCTTTACACAAGCTCATCTGAAACCACTGGCAAAATTATCGGCGTCACCTCTCAAAGGTTGGCTTGCCCAAGTGATTATCCCGGCTCTTTCACCTGGATTTATCCCTACATTAGTTGGATCAGAGCCACGACTAGGAAAAATTTCACGTAG
- the LOC135946052 gene encoding brachyurin-like: MENGESTTNYEVDAATEKPSEEDEEDQFEFHNGTAQNGRILGGTAVTTQTFPQYNYHVLIVSKTAADIDRWFCSGALLSATWALTAAHCVVLVSTINVYPGTFEDPLAATPSTATAFIHPAFRLNLMINDIALLKIGTPLTLSGTIGTARLSLVKPTAALDNVALTTMGFGPKTDAQTITPSATTPPTLNVVELTNVKKSTCNANTIDVYVTYPGNTGCLGTSSGTKGICFGDEGAPVLYTSPSESTAKIIGVTSQRLACPSDYPGSFTWIYPYISWITATTRKNFT; encoded by the exons ATGGAAAACGGAGAGAGCACCACGAATTACGAAGTGGATGCGGCAACAGAAAAGCCAAGTGAAGAGGATGAAGAGGATCAGTTTGAATTTCACAATGGAACGGCTCAAAATGGCAGAATATTGGGAGGCACAGCAGTCACGACGCAGACTTTTCCGCAGTACAATTACCACGTATTAATTGTGAGCAAAACTGCCGCTGATATCGATAGGTGGTTTTGCAGTGGCGCATTATTGTCGGCCACTTGGGCGCTGACCGCCGCACACTGCGTCGTATT ggTTTCTACCATTAATGTTTATCCTGGAACGTTCGAGGATCCATTGGCAGCTACCCCATCGACAGCCACGGCCTTTATTCATCCCGCTTTTAGACTTAATTTAATGATCAACGACATCGCACTGCTGAAGATTGGCACACCATTGACGCTTAGTG gtactatTGGAACCGCTAGACTTTCACTCGTCAAACCCACTGCTGCCTTAGATAATGTCGCGCTTACGACCATGGGATTCGGTCCTAAAACTGATG cACAAACTATAACCCCGTCAGCCACAACTCCACCAACACTGAATGTTGTCGAACTGACGAATGTAAAGAAGTCCACGTGCAATGCAAACACAATTGATGTTTACGTGACGTACCCAGGAAACACTGGATGTTTGGGCACCTCTTCTGGAACCAAAGGAATTTGCTTT ggtGACGAAGGTGCGCCTGTTCTTTACACAAGCCCATCTGAATCCACTGCCAAAATTATCGGCGTCACCTCCCAAAGGTTGGCTTGCCCAAGCGATTATCCCGGCTCTTTCACCTGGATTTATCCCTACATTAGTTGGATCACAGCCACGACTAGGAAAAATTTCACGTAG
- the LOC135946867 gene encoding brachyurin-like — MVMRISQWILVLALLTHVCARVSNGAKEDAEKLGNLDEESITKEYTLEELVADSNYTEVEAWLANSTTAAPINVLSNNEFPNATARNGRILGGTEITSDAGFSQYIYYVLVRGTSAAGTHRTFCGGSLLSNTWALTAAHCVALVSTVTVFPGTYSNPTAGTGTTATPTIHPGFRWNFMIHDVALLKMTSPLTLGTLIGTIRLSSVKPTTALDNVAFKTLGFGPNDDTTTAIGATSKLFWVELTNVKKTTCNSETIDVYVAYPANTGCLGTSSGTKGICYADPGGPVIYTSSTDGTAKLIGINSQFIGCPSQYPSSFTWIYPYISWITATTKKYFT, encoded by the exons ATGGTCATGCGCATCTCCCAATGGATTCTCGTACTTGCTCTCCTTACGCACGTTTGTGCCAGG gtctCCAACGGTGCCAAGGAAGATGCAGAAAAATTAGGCAACCTTGACGAAGAGAGCATCACCAAAGAATACACGCTGGAAGAACTGGTGGCAGACAGCAATT acACAGAAGTCGAAGCCTGGCTGGCAAATAGTACAACTGCGGCACCAATCAACGTGCTTAGCAATAATGAATTTCCCAACGCCACAGCCCGGAACGGAAGAATATTGGGAGGAACAGAAATTACGAGTGATGCCGGGTTTTCGCAGTACATTTATTACGTGTTAGTGCGGGGCACAAGTGCCGCTGGCACTCATCGGACCTTCTGCGGAGGCTCTTTACTGTCCAACACTTGGGCCTTGACCGCCGCTCATTGCGTTGCATT gGTGTCCACCGTTACTGTTTTTCCTGGCACATATTCGAATCCAACTGCAGGCACTGGAACCACAGCCACGCCTACGATTCATCCTGGTTTTAGATGGAATTTCATGATACACGACGTCGCGCTGCTAAAGATGACTTCACCGTTGACCCTCGGGA CTCTTATCGGGACCATTCGACTTTCAAGCGTCAAACCCACCACTGCTTTGGACAATGTTGCGTTTAAGACGTTGGGATTCGGTCCTAATGATGACA CTACCACTGCAATTGGTGCAACGTCAAAGCTGTTCTGGGTTGAATTGACGAATGTGAAAAAAACCACATGCAATTCAGAGACAATCGATGTTTATGTGGCGTACCCAGCAAACACCGGATGTTTGGGCACCTCCTCCGGAACCAAGGGAATTTGTTAT gcTGATCCCGGTGGACCTGTCATTTACACAAGTTCGACCGACGGTACTGCGAAACTAATTGGGATCAACTCTCAATTTATAGGCTGCCCAAGTCAATATCCCAGCTCGTTCACCTGGATTTATCCCTACATCAGCTGGATCACAGCCACGACcaagaaatatttcacataa
- the LOC135946866 gene encoding brachyurin-like has product MRTSLWIAVLALLAQASAGVSKGLKEDAEKTVDFDVEDFTKVYTVEALLADANYTETEILLSNLESTTNSAVAPTTATPINHNGTDDKRILGGTLINTVAELVPPLNAYIFVEAKNAAGVVISSCGGVLLSNIWALTAAHCVALATDITVIAGEIADPVTAAAGIKSTATAIIHPQFLLNFLINDIALLSIDTPLAGVGAAKLSTVKPTAALNNLMFKTMGFGPVDDTPFASAGATLHVVDMQNMNKATCNQQTAPIFVAYPGNTGCLSTAGGTKGICNADPGGPVFHESPTDTEGKIIGINSQFIGCPRQQPSSFTWIFPFIPWIRAKTLKTFT; this is encoded by the exons ATGCGCACCTCCCTGTGGATTGCTGTGCTTGCTCTTCTCGCGCAAGCTTCTGCTGGG GTCTCGAAAGGTCTGAAGGAAGATGCTGAAAAAACAGTCGACTTTGATGTAGAGGATTTCACGAAAGTATACACTGTGGAAGCACTGCTGGCAGATGCCAATT acACAGAAACCGAAATCTTGCTGTCGAACTTAGAGAGCACCACGAATTCTGCAGTTGCTCCAACCACTGCCACACCGATCAATCACAACGGAACGGATGACAAAAGAATTTTGGGAGGAACACTAATTAATACTGTTGCCGAACTCGTGCCGCCACTCAACGCCTATATCTTTGTTGAAGCCAAAAATGCTGCTGGAGTTGTTATAAGTAGCTGTGGTGGTGTATTGCTGTCGAACATTTGGGCGTTGACGGCCGCTCATTGCGTCGCGCT GGCCACAGATATTACTGTCATTGCTGGGGAGATAGCTGATCCGGTAACAGCTGCAGCCGGCATAAAAAGCACAGCCACGGCAATCATTCATCCCCAGTTTCTGCTGAACTTCTTGATAAATGACATCGCTCTGCTTAGTATAGACACACCTCTTGCTG gGGTCGGGGCAGCTAAATTGTCAACCGTCAAACCCACCGCTGCGTTGAACAATCTGATGTTTAAAACAATGGGATTCGGTCCTGTTGACGACA cacCTTTCGCGAGCGCTGGGGCAACACTGCATGTTGTCGATATGCAGAATATGAATAAGGCAACGTGCAACCAACAGACAGCACCAATTTTCGTGGCGTACCCTGGAAACACGGGATGTTTGAGCACCGCTGGCGGAACTAAAGGAATCTGCAAT GCTGACCCCGGTGGACCTGTTTTTCACGAATCTCCCACTGACACCGAGGGTAAAATTATTGGCATCAACTCTCAATTTATTGGCTGCCCACGTCAACAACCCAGCTCGTTCACCTGGATTTTCCCCTTCATTCCCTGGATCAGAGCTAAGACTCTCAAAACATTTACGTAA
- the LOC135946113 gene encoding brachyurin-like yields MRTSPWIVVLALLAQASAGVSKGQNEDAEKIAIFDIEDITKEYTLEALVADANYTETEILLSNFESTTNSGVAPTSATPIYLNGTDENGRILGGTLIAAPAELVEPLNSYIFVQSSNAAAVIISSCGGVLLTSAWGLTAAHCVALATDILVVAGEIDDPAAAVGGITSAATAIIHPQFVLNFLINDIALLSLATPLAIGGVVGTAKLSLVKPTAALNNIMFRTLGFGPIDENAFLSAGSTLNFVDMRNMNKATCNAQTAPIYVLYPGNTGCLNTASGTKGICNADPGGPVFHTAPNDDVGKVIGINSQIVGCPRQQPSSFTWIFPFIPWLRAKTLKTLTS; encoded by the exons ATGCGTACCTCCCCGTGGATTGTCGTGCTTGCTCTCCTCGCGCAAGCTTCTGCTGGA GTCTCGAAAGGTCAGAATGAAGATGCTGAAAAAATTGCCATCTTTGATATAGAGGATATCACAAAAGAATACACTCTGGAAGCACTGGTGGCAGATGCCAatt acaCAGAAACGGAAATCTTGCTGTCGAACTTCGAGAGCACCACGAATTCTGGAGTTGCTCCAACCAGTGCCACACCGATCTATCTCAACGGAACGGATGAAAACGGAAGAATTTTGGGAGGAACACTTATTGCTGCTCCTGCTGAATTAGTGGAGCCACTCAATTCCTATATCTTCGTTCAATCCTcgaatgctgctgctgttatTATAAGTAGCTGTGGTGGTGTATTGTTGACATCCGCTTGGGGGTTGACAGCCGCTCACTGCGTCGCGCT GGCTACAGATATTCTTGTAGTTGCTGGGGAGATTGATGATCCGGCAGCAGCTGTAGGCGGCATAACAAGTGCAGCCACGGCAATAATTCATCCCCAATTTGTACTGAACTTCTTGATAAATGATATTGCTCTGCTTAGTCTAGCCACGCCGTTGGCAATTGGTG GAGTTGTCGGGACAGCTAAACTGTCGCTCGTCAAACCCACCGCTGCGTTGAACAATATTATGTTTAGGACACTGGGATTCGGTCCTATTGATGAGA aTGCTTTCCTGAGCGCGGGGTCAACACTGAATTTTGTCGATATGCGGAATATGAATAAGGCAACGTGCAACGCACAGACAGCACCAATTTACGTGTTGTACCCTGGAAACACGGGATGTTTGAACACCGCTTCCGGAACTAAAGGAATCTGCAAt gcTGACCCTGGTGGACCTGTTTTCCACACAGCCCCGAATGATGACGTCGGGAAAGTTATTGGCATCAACTCTCAAATTGTGGGCTGCCCACGTCAACAACCCAGCTCGTTCACCTGGATCTTTCCCTTCATTCCCTGGCTCAGAGCCAAGACTCTCAAAACATTGACGTCGTAA
- the LOC135946114 gene encoding brachyurin-like, protein MRTSLWIFVLALFAQASAGVSKGLKKDDKKTVIFDPEDVTKEYTLEALLADANYTETEIFLSNLESTTNSGVNPTTAKPIYHNGTEDKRILGGTLIADAAGLVPPLNAYIFVQASNAAGVVINNCGGVLLSPIWGLTAAHCVALATDITVVAGEFADPVTAAAGIKSTATAIIHPQFLLNFLTSDIALLSIDTPLTGAFGTAKLSLVKPTAALDNIVFRTMGFGTADDNAFDPATAPVLNFVDMQNMNKGTCNAQTIGIFVTYPGNTGCLSTASGKKGICNGDPGGPVFYESPNDDVGKIIGISSQFIGCPRQQPSSFTWIYTFIPWIQKTTQKTFT, encoded by the exons ATGCGCACCTCCCTGTGGATTTTTGTGCTTGCTCTTTTCGCGCAAGCTTCTGCTGGA gtcTCAAAAGGTCTGAAAAaagatgataaaaaaacagtcATCTTTGATCCAGAGGATGTCACAAAAGAATACACTTTGGAAGCGCTCTTAGCAGATGccaatt acacAGAAACGGAAATCTTTCTGTCGAACTTAGAGAGCACCACGAATTCCGGAGTTAATCCAACAACTGCGAAACCGATCTATCACAACGGAACGGAAGACAAAAGAATTTTGGGAGGAACACTTATTGCTGATGCTGCTGGACTCGTGCCGCCGCTCAACGCCTATATCTTCGTTCAAGCCTCAAATGCTGCTGGAGTTGTTATAAACAATTGTGGTGGTGTATTGTTGTCACCCATTTGGGGGTTGACGGCCGCTCATTGCGTCGCACT ggcCACAGATATTACTGTCGTTGCTGGGGAGTTTGCTGATCCGGTAACAGCTGCAGCCGGCATAAAAAGTACAGCCACGGCAATTATTCATCCCCAGTTTCTACTGAACTTCTTGACAAGCGACATCGCTCTGCTTAGTATAGACACACCCCTTACTG GCGCTTTCGGGACAGCTAAACTGTCGCTCGTCAAACCCACGGCAGCGTTGGACAATATTGTGTTTAGGACAATGGGATTCGGTACTGCTGATGACA ATGCTTTCGACCCCGCGACAGCACCAGTACTGAATTTTGTCGATATGCAGAATATGAATAAGGGAACGTGCAACGCACAGACCATAGGAATTTTCGTGACGTACCCAGGAAACACGGGATGTTTGAGCACCGCTTCCGGAAAAAAAGGAATCTGCAAT GGTGACCCTGGTGGACCTGTTTTTTACGAATCTCCAAATGATGACGTAGGGAAAATTATTGGGATCAGCTCTCAATTCATTGGCTGCCCACGTCAACAACCTAGCTCATTCACCTGGATTTATACCTTCATTCCCTGGATCCAAAAAACGACTCAAAAGACATTTACGTAA
- the LOC135946116 gene encoding brachyurin-like: MRTSLWIVIVLALLAQASARVSKGVKEDAKKRVILDAVDATKEYTLEALVAVPNYTETEILLSKLESSTNSGVDPTTAKPINHNGTDENGRILGGTLLTAGTFVLPLTAYVFVQSTNALGTVIQECGGVMLSTIWGLTAAHCVALATDITVYGGSLTNPVGTATTSSTATAIIHPTFRLNFLLNDIALLSLNIPLMGVGAAKLSTISPTAALDYRTFTTLGFGPATDVQLVDALSTLNVVNMQNTNKATCNAQTIGIYVTYPGNTGCLSTETGKKGICYADPGGPVFYESPTDDSGKIIGINSQIVGCPRQQPSSFTWIYSFIPWIHSTTLKTFT, translated from the exons GTCTCAAAAGGTGTGAAAGAAGATGCTAAAAAAAGAGTCATCCTTGATGCAGTGGATGCCACAAAAGAATACACTCTGGAAGCGCTGGTGGCAGTTCccaatt ACACAGAAACCGAAATCTTACTGTCAAAGTTAGAGAGCTCAACGAATTCTGGAGTTGATCCAACAACTGCGAAACCGATCAATCACAACGGAACGGATGAAAACGGAAGAATATTGGGAGGAACACTCCTTACGGCTGGTACATTCGTGCTGCCGCTCACAGCTTATGTTTTCGTTCAATCCACGAATGCTCTTGGGACTGTTATCCAGGAATGCGGGGGTGTAATGTTGTCAACCATTTGGGGGTTAACGGCCGCTCATTGCGTCGCGTT gGCCACAGATATTACTGTCTACGGTGGGTCACTTACCAATCCAGTGGGTACAGCCACAACATCAAGTACAGCCACGGCTATAATTCATCCCACTTTTAGACTGAATTTCTTGTTAAATGACATTGCTTTGCTTAGTTTAAACATACCGCTTATGg GAGTCGGGGCAGCTAAATTGTCAACCATCTCACCTACCGCTGCGTTGGACTACAGGACGTTTACGACGCTGGGATTCGGTCCTGCTACTGACG tacAACTTGTGGACGCATTGTCTACGCTGAATGTTGTCAATATGCAAAATACGAACAAGGCGACGTGCAACGCACAGACAATTGGAATTTACGTGACGTACCCAGGAAACACGGGATGTTTGAGCACCGAGACCGGAAAAAAAGGAATCTGCTAT GCTGACCCCGGTGGACCTGTTTTTTACGAATCTCCAACTGATGACTCAGGGAAAATTATCGGCATCAACTCTCAAATTGTTGGCTGCCCACGTCAACAACCCAGCTCGTTCACCTGGATTTATTCCTTCATCCCCTGGATCCATTCCACGACCCTAAAAACATTTAcgtaa